Proteins from a genomic interval of Centroberyx gerrardi isolate f3 chromosome 23, fCenGer3.hap1.cur.20231027, whole genome shotgun sequence:
- the vgf gene encoding uncharacterized protein vgf → MNVCRVASSFCSLVISNVGKMEKMQRFIFMGLAMIGYHDASSALTLLVLLTGASFLHLSNPSPINTSHLVDSPPRAASLGLAVVGDGEVRGEEKGSIRKGGEGIEEEEEEKDEDELFKDVDPKTLAAVLLEALNKPQMERRREGEEGEGTEEEEKGEREEMKKEGEKGEEVRTTEGVNRDRDGRQELELVMAAQGREAREREEEEERKKAQEEEKLTEKVTSRTISQTVAVKTGQQSTSPNGRGEEIMGKEERQDAAPQQGPTTLDDSQQQGEQHNDEEEEQLSPEELKNLETMMKEFPSFSTASKRERDSQQGQRESRGYSPYNDILPKNNGYDLAMSKKKLKWQEETQKAMNFPTFRGGNFMDEFEDTNFNNAGSNVAQPLPPPENDVMENDEPEEEEEEEEEEEEEEVLSPEEEEARAKAEQEEVRRQAAEAQRAKMEEEKLADIASDMLLQYMVKQNNGNRKYRDQNRKYSSSLSNAAEDKRSDEEQEVMEEDDDIDPQTIDKLIEISSKLHLPADDVVDIISDVEKKKKKDVPPEMVSPWQRPLMPLSSPSSSSTNAISASQIPTDRNSFPLSKQAPPAVNPLKAWFQEKPPIKSSLANQDLWIKPAKPLSANQDLWPKLQKPLSTNQDLWLKPQKSFWTSYPPYSTYQSYYQKKPYRSYYPIYFPPPPKPKPRYYIPKSALTLNNLLGNSVDYDHNFPPKRRFRNWVQPRLRKPPASLQQNPYYTNYVLPSYPRTIPAGAISKPRSASRLAVIPRHPNRFYYSPRAPIVTRDEDYYSTRLGNQADNRNDDDLEKYIQQILMKRPRMFE, encoded by the exons ATGAACGTTTGCAGGGTCGCCTCTTCCTTCTGCAGCTTAGTTATTTCAAAtgttgggaaaatggaaaagatGCAGAGGTTCATATTTATGGGCT TGGCCATGATTGGGTACCATGACGCCTCAAGTGCCCTTACCCTCCTGGTCCTCCTGACAGGggcttccttcctccatctgtcCAACCCCAGCCCCATCAACACCTCCCATCTTGTTGATAGCCCACCCAGGGCTGCATCTCTTGGGCTAGCAGTGGTGGGAGACGGGGAAGTGAGGGGTGAGGAGAAAGGATCAATACGAAAAGGAGGCGAGggaatagaggaggaggaagaagagaaggatgaggatgagCTCTTTAAAGATGTGGATCCCAAAACACTAGCAGCGGTTTTACTGGAGGCATTGAATAAGccacagatggagagaaggagggagggagaggagggtgaagggacagaggaagaggagaaaggagagagggaagagatgaaaaaagagggtgaaaaaggagaggaagtgagaacAACGGAGGGAGTGAACCGAGACAGAGATGGACGACAGGAGTTAGAGCTGGTGATGGCTGCACAGGGGAGGGAGGCgcgagaaagggaggaggaagaggaaaggaagaaagcacAGGAAGAAGAGAAGCTGACAGAAAAGGTGACCAGTCGCACAATAAGCCAGACAGTTGCAGTAAAAACAGGGCAGCAGTCCACCTCTCCAAatggaagaggggaggaaataATGGGGAAGGAGGAAAGGCAGGATGCTGCCCCCCAGCAAGGGCCAACCACCCTCGATGATTCCCAGCAACAAGGAGAACAACACAacgatgaagaggaggaacagcTGAGCCCAGAGGAGCTGAAGAACCTAGAGACGATGATGAAGGAGTTTCCGAGTTTCAGCACAGCcagtaagagggagagagattccCAGCAGGGACAGCGAGAGAGCAGAGGCTACAGCCCCTACAATGACATCCTACCGAAAAATAACGGCTATGACCTTGCGATGTCTAAGAAGAAGCTGAAATGGCAAGAGGAGACACAGAAAGCCATGAACTTTCCCACATTCCGGGGAGGCAATTTTATGGATGAGTTTGAAGATACCAACTTCAACAATGCTGGTAGTAATGTAGCACAGCCCCTACCTCCACCAGAGAATGatgtgatggaaaatgatgaaccagaggaggaggaggaggaggaggaggaggaggaggaggaggaggttttgagtcctgaggaggaggaggctcgggccaaagcagagcaggaggaggtgaggaggcagGCTGCTGAGGCACAAAGAgccaagatggaggaggagaagttgGCTGACATTGCCTCTGACATGTTGCTGCAGTACATGGTCAAACAAAATAACGGAAACAGAAAGTACAGGGACCAAAACAGGAAgtactcttcttctctgtccaaTGCAGCAGAGGACAAGCGGTCGGACGAGGAGCAGGAGGTGATGGAAGAGGATGACGATATAGATCCTCAGACGATCGACAAACTGATCGAGATCTCCAGCAAACTCCACCTCCCTGCCGACGATGTGGTGGACATCATCAGTGATgttgagaagaaaaagaagaaagatgtGCCCCCTGAAATGGTATCACCTTGGCAACGACCCCTAATGCCCTTATCCTCACCATCATCCTCATCTACCAATGCCATTTCAGCATCACAGATCCCAACTGATCGAAATAGCTTCCCCTTGTCTAAACAAGCCCCTCCAGCTGTTAATCCCCTCAAAGCCTGGTTCCAGGAGAAACCGCCGATCAAATCATCGCTCGCCAATCAGGATCTCTGGATCAAACCTGCAAAGCCCCTGTCAGCCAATCAAGATCTTTGGCCCAAACTTCAGAAGCCCCTTTCAACCAATCAGGATCTCTGGCTCAAACCACAGAAGTCCTTTTGGACCAGCTACCCTCCTTACTCCACTTACCAATCCTACTACCAAAAGAAGCCCTACCGAAGCTACTATCCCATTtattttcctcctccaccaaaaCCCAAACCCCGCTACTACATTCCCAAGTCTGCTCTCACCCTCAACAACCTCCTGGGGAATTCAGTAGACTATGACCATAACTTCCCCCCCAAACGCCGTTTCCGCAACTGGGTCCAACCCAGGCTGAGAAAACCCCCTGCAAGCCTCCAGCAGAACCCCTACTACACTAATTATGTCCTCCCATCGTATCCCCGGACAATTCCAGCAGGAGCCATTTCCAAACCACGCTCCGCTTCCCGATTGGCAGTAATTCCTCGTCATCCAAACCGGTTCTATTACTCACCCCGGGCACCTATTGTGACCAGGGATGAAGATTATTATAGTACTCGGCTTGGGAACCAGGCGGACAACCGCAACGATGACGATCTGGAGAAATACATTCAACAGATACTCATGAAACGACCGCGGATGTTCgaatga